From a single Pseudobutyrivibrio xylanivorans genomic region:
- the eutJ gene encoding ethanolamine utilization protein EutJ, whose translation MIIEKGVLDSFARLVEDEQANTAEGKLKVGVDLGTANIVLAVVDENNEPVAGATYPSTVVKDGIVVDYMGAIRIVKNLKNQVESLLGTELTEASCAIPPGVVSGSVKAISNVVEGAGFDVINIVDEPTAAATVLDIKDGAVVDVGGGTTGISILKDGEVIYTADEPTGGTHMSLVIAGYYNVSMEEAEKIKKDPSREADIFPIVKPVIQKMATIVKGFLRDYEVPAVYVVGGACSFEEFTAVFEKELGIKTIKSNHPLLVTPLGIAMNCEKGA comes from the coding sequence GTGATTATAGAAAAAGGTGTTTTAGATTCCTTTGCAAGACTTGTAGAGGATGAACAGGCAAATACAGCAGAAGGAAAACTTAAGGTAGGAGTAGATCTTGGAACAGCAAATATCGTGCTTGCTGTTGTAGATGAAAACAATGAGCCAGTTGCAGGCGCAACCTATCCTTCAACAGTTGTTAAGGATGGAATTGTTGTGGACTACATGGGGGCTATTAGGATTGTTAAGAATCTCAAGAATCAGGTAGAAAGCTTGCTTGGCACAGAGTTGACAGAGGCTTCCTGCGCTATTCCACCAGGGGTTGTTTCCGGAAGCGTAAAGGCTATTTCAAATGTAGTTGAAGGAGCAGGCTTTGACGTTATAAACATTGTGGATGAGCCAACAGCAGCAGCTACTGTTCTTGATATTAAGGATGGTGCAGTTGTAGACGTTGGTGGTGGCACAACTGGAATAAGCATCCTTAAGGATGGCGAGGTTATCTACACTGCAGATGAACCTACAGGTGGAACTCACATGTCCCTTGTTATTGCAGGCTACTACAATGTTTCAATGGAAGAAGCTGAAAAAATAAAAAAGGATCCAAGCCGCGAGGCAGATATTTTCCCAATCGTGAAGCCTGTAATCCAGAAGATGGCAACTATCGTAAAGGGCTTTCTTCGTGATTACGAAGTGCCAGCAGTCTATGTGGTTGGTGGAGCTTGCTCATTCGAGGAATTTACAGCTGTCTTTGAAAAAGAGCTTGGAATCAAGACTATAAAATCTAATCACCCACTTCTTGTTACTCCACTTGGTATTGCGATGAATTGCGAAAAAGGCGCCTAA
- a CDS encoding phosphate propanoyltransferase, with protein METNQMNQEELIQKIVKNVMVQLQDFDEFKIPIGVSNRHVHVSREDLDTLFGKGYELTKKADLGQPGQYACNETVTVRGPKGEIQKVRILGPVRKESQVEISLTDSFQLGVKAPVKESGMLDGTPGVTLIGPNGSVDMPRGTIVALRHIHMTPEQATKMGLKDKDVVEVETFGERAGVLGNVLVRVSDKFALEMHIDIDEANACSLKNKDYVVIRRH; from the coding sequence ATGGAGACAAATCAGATGAATCAAGAGGAATTGATTCAGAAAATTGTTAAGAATGTGATGGTTCAGCTTCAGGATTTTGATGAATTTAAAATTCCAATCGGCGTCTCAAACCGTCATGTCCATGTATCTAGAGAGGATTTAGATACCCTTTTCGGTAAGGGATACGAATTAACAAAAAAAGCTGATTTAGGACAACCAGGACAATACGCTTGTAATGAGACTGTTACAGTGAGAGGTCCAAAGGGTGAAATCCAGAAGGTGAGAATTCTCGGACCAGTACGAAAGGAAAGTCAGGTGGAAATTTCTCTCACAGATAGCTTCCAGCTTGGTGTGAAGGCACCTGTAAAGGAGTCGGGCATGCTGGATGGAACACCGGGAGTTACTCTTATTGGTCCTAATGGTTCAGTAGATATGCCAAGAGGAACCATTGTAGCATTGCGTCATATTCACATGACCCCAGAGCAGGCAACTAAAATGGGGCTCAAGGATAAGGATGTAGTAGAGGTGGAGACCTTTGGCGAGAGAGCAGGAGTTCTTGGAAATGTACTTGTGAGAGTGTCTGACAAGTTCGCCCTTGAAATGCACATCGACATTGATGAGGCAAATGCCTGCTCACTGAAAAATAAAGATTACGTTGTGATACGAAGACATTAG
- the metK gene encoding methionine adenosyltransferase: protein MSKHYVTSESVTEGHPDKVCDQISDGILDAVLSQDPKAHVAIETMASKNTLMIAGELTTSAQVDVTAIARKILLDIGYNSEASGIDGNSCLIFTNINVQSADIALGVNKADGTEEIGGGDQGIMYGYATNETKNFMPYTIDAAHNLVKRLAQVRKEGIVPWLYPDGKAQVTVGYDNVSGENFLTSVVLSAQHYPSISYDYLKSTLMDEVILPVLGDRLTPATKVLINPTGRFIIGGPLGDTGLTGRKIMVDTYGGVGKHGGGAFSGKDPTKVDRTAAYMARYVAKNIVAANLADRCEVSIAYAIGQIQPEAVNIETFGTEHIDSEIIRQAVEKTFDFTVAGMIKKLELRRPQFLKSAAYGHFGREDQDFGWERLDMVENLRQQAIAGQYSRLLIKR, encoded by the coding sequence GTGAGTAAACATTATGTAACCTCAGAATCCGTTACCGAAGGGCATCCGGATAAGGTCTGCGACCAGATTTCAGATGGAATCTTAGATGCGGTTCTAAGTCAGGACCCTAAGGCACACGTTGCAATTGAAACCATGGCTTCCAAGAACACTCTGATGATTGCAGGTGAGCTTACCACATCAGCACAGGTTGATGTGACTGCCATCGCAAGAAAAATCCTTTTGGATATTGGATATAATTCAGAGGCCAGTGGAATCGATGGAAACAGTTGCTTGATTTTTACAAATATCAATGTTCAGTCAGCTGATATTGCACTTGGTGTAAACAAGGCTGATGGGACAGAGGAAATAGGTGGTGGCGATCAGGGAATTATGTATGGGTACGCTACCAACGAAACCAAAAATTTTATGCCGTATACAATTGATGCGGCACATAATCTGGTCAAGCGATTGGCACAGGTTAGAAAAGAAGGTATTGTTCCCTGGCTTTATCCAGATGGAAAGGCCCAGGTAACTGTGGGATACGACAATGTTAGCGGGGAGAATTTTTTGACGAGTGTAGTTCTTAGCGCTCAGCATTACCCCTCAATTTCTTATGATTATTTAAAAAGTACCTTGATGGATGAGGTTATACTACCAGTTCTTGGTGACAGACTGACACCTGCTACAAAGGTGTTAATCAATCCAACAGGAAGGTTTATCATCGGCGGCCCTTTAGGCGATACCGGTCTTACAGGACGTAAGATTATGGTGGATACCTATGGTGGAGTTGGTAAACATGGAGGTGGAGCCTTTTCTGGAAAGGACCCAACAAAGGTGGATAGAACAGCTGCTTACATGGCCAGATATGTCGCAAAAAATATTGTGGCAGCAAACCTGGCAGACAGGTGTGAAGTGAGTATCGCATATGCGATAGGACAGATTCAGCCAGAGGCAGTGAATATCGAAACCTTTGGAACGGAGCATATTGATTCTGAAATTATCAGACAGGCTGTGGAGAAGACATTTGATTTCACCGTGGCGGGAATGATAAAGAAGCTGGAGCTTAGACGCCCACAATTTTTAAAGTCAGCTGCCTATGGACATTTTGGTCGTGAGGATCAGGACTTTGGCTGGGAGCGACTTGATATGGTGGAGAATCTAAGACAGCAGGCGATTGCAGGTCAGTATTCAAGACTTTTAATCAAAAGATAA
- a CDS encoding response regulator codes for MYQILIVDDDSIMRRALNVMINKMDGFEVCGEAATGTEAVKVYEKTHPDIIFMDILMPGLTGLDVAKLIREKDKETTIYLLSAYKNFNLAKEAVKLQIKEYLLKPLSMSALSELLTNYKRDKEGSISHYLNSFEEVVSQGDFRKVYYGLEEPINRIYKKYGDDQEKLVEIFRYVGQRLIAQSIVDDNGTADVESLFPLNECLISEPMIAQLWLFKVMNYVYEREAVRRYPVLQNVFVYIDENIHSDIGLNQIIESCSISQGYLSRIFKSQFQVSVMEYLHLKKMHLAKGYFYLTNDSVAEVAFKLGYNESNYFSKVFKKYENKTVQQYRKSMQAKRGTA; via the coding sequence ATGTACCAGATTCTAATCGTGGATGATGATTCGATAATGCGAAGAGCATTAAACGTCATGATAAACAAAATGGATGGCTTCGAGGTCTGTGGCGAGGCAGCTACAGGAACCGAGGCAGTCAAGGTTTATGAAAAGACTCATCCGGATATTATTTTTATGGATATATTGATGCCAGGCTTAACAGGTCTTGATGTGGCAAAGCTTATCCGTGAAAAGGATAAAGAGACTACAATCTATCTGCTTAGTGCCTACAAGAATTTCAATCTGGCAAAGGAAGCAGTAAAGCTTCAGATAAAGGAATATTTGCTTAAGCCTTTATCAATGTCAGCCCTGTCTGAGCTGCTTACCAACTACAAGAGAGATAAGGAGGGCTCAATCAGCCATTACCTTAATTCCTTTGAAGAGGTGGTATCTCAGGGAGATTTCAGAAAGGTTTACTACGGATTAGAGGAGCCAATAAATAGAATCTACAAAAAGTATGGTGATGATCAGGAGAAGCTGGTAGAGATTTTCAGATACGTAGGTCAGAGGCTTATTGCACAAAGCATAGTTGATGATAATGGAACTGCAGATGTGGAAAGCCTATTCCCACTTAATGAGTGTCTCATAAGTGAGCCAATGATAGCACAGCTGTGGCTGTTCAAGGTTATGAACTACGTGTATGAGAGAGAAGCAGTTCGAAGATATCCAGTGCTTCAAAATGTGTTTGTTTACATCGATGAAAATATTCACAGCGACATTGGCCTGAATCAGATTATTGAAAGCTGTTCTATATCCCAGGGATATTTAAGCAGAATTTTCAAAAGCCAGTTTCAGGTTTCAGTGATGGAATATCTTCACCTGAAAAAGATGCATTTGGCAAAGGGATATTTTTACCTGACTAATGATAGCGTGGCTGAGGTTGCTTTCAAGTTGGGATACAACGAGAGTAATTATTTCAGCAAGGTATTCAAAAAATATGAAAACAAAACGGTGCAGCAGTACCGTAAGTCAATGCAGGCGAAGAGAGGTACAGCTTAG
- a CDS encoding PocR ligand-binding domain-containing protein, which yields MNKLNMQGAQNPETEDISDVEISLKNFDIVHLFGKEKLEAIQERISKVTGLAFVTVDFKGQPVTESTYFTEFCHCVRENKLTEQGCWSSDAYGAVQATITKKPSIYFCPCGLLEIAIPLIVRGHYLGGFIGGQVWCEDAPDSIVRLENILGQPELLESSGIDLNLRKKATALSYEQFCNVADLAAMIINQMTEYELSKLEGPKSDRGKIEALEREIQSLRYQKRQREMQLASMENNNNSRFVLNTLTSIANLSIIENATETNAALIVCIEYIKSLMNVKNNFWSLMEELDNVERYLTIQKLRYEDRLNYTIEVPEKLRLQRIPSNTLQAFVHQAVEHGVALKENGGTVKVSVQYMDDEVVIYIDDDGPGLNNEQLEKFYGHFDNGIYSDGILQSIETASKRMRLLFGKEYDVVTEVVENEGRRVCIRYPRYFDEGVITDVPDSNRG from the coding sequence ATGAACAAATTGAATATGCAGGGGGCTCAAAATCCTGAGACTGAGGACATCAGTGATGTTGAAATCAGTCTCAAGAATTTTGACATCGTCCATCTTTTCGGAAAGGAGAAGCTTGAGGCAATCCAGGAACGAATTTCCAAGGTGACGGGACTGGCATTTGTGACGGTTGATTTCAAGGGGCAACCAGTTACAGAGTCCACTTATTTTACGGAGTTTTGTCACTGCGTTCGTGAGAACAAATTGACCGAGCAGGGGTGCTGGTCGTCAGATGCGTACGGTGCTGTACAGGCTACCATTACCAAAAAGCCAAGCATTTACTTTTGTCCATGCGGGCTTTTGGAAATCGCAATTCCACTGATAGTGAGGGGACATTATCTTGGTGGATTTATTGGTGGTCAGGTATGGTGCGAGGATGCACCTGACAGCATAGTTCGATTGGAAAATATTCTTGGACAACCAGAGCTTTTAGAATCCAGCGGAATCGATCTTAATCTTAGAAAAAAAGCTACTGCTCTTTCCTACGAGCAATTTTGCAATGTAGCTGATTTGGCAGCGATGATAATCAATCAGATGACTGAGTATGAATTGTCAAAGCTGGAGGGGCCAAAGTCAGACAGGGGAAAGATAGAAGCTCTAGAAAGAGAGATTCAAAGTCTTCGTTATCAAAAGCGTCAGCGTGAGATGCAGTTGGCAAGCATGGAGAACAATAATAACTCCCGCTTTGTTTTAAACACTCTCACATCCATTGCAAATCTTTCAATAATCGAAAATGCAACCGAAACCAATGCAGCACTCATTGTTTGTATTGAGTACATTAAATCATTGATGAACGTGAAGAATAATTTCTGGTCATTGATGGAAGAGCTGGATAATGTTGAGCGTTATCTCACGATTCAAAAGCTGCGTTACGAGGACAGATTAAATTATACAATTGAGGTTCCAGAAAAGCTTAGACTTCAGAGAATCCCATCCAACACTTTACAAGCCTTCGTACATCAGGCGGTGGAGCATGGAGTGGCTTTGAAGGAAAACGGCGGCACAGTTAAGGTTTCAGTCCAGTATATGGACGATGAGGTTGTTATCTACATTGATGACGACGGCCCAGGCCTTAACAATGAGCAGCTGGAAAAGTTTTATGGACATTTTGATAATGGTATTTATAGTGATGGTATCTTGCAGAGTATTGAAACAGCCAGCAAGCGTATGAGACTACTTTTTGGCAAGGAATATGATGTAGTTACTGAGGTAGTGGAGAACGAGGGCAGAAGAGTTTGCATTAGATATCCAAGATATTTTGATGAAGGGGTAATTACTGATGTACCAGATTCTAATCGTGGATGA
- a CDS encoding aldehyde dehydrogenase: protein MEVGIFSSVNNAIYSVRMAYERYSNLSLEDREEIIDAIRKSLNQNIDLIATLAVEETGMGNLHDKKQKLQAAINKTPGLEDLITEVKTGDRGMILYELSAFGVVCTVEPVTSPAASVISHVIGLLAAGNSVFICPSPRAVKTSNFVTSLISNAITEVCGIDNLVVSLDESNISMIQEVMHHPDIDMIVCSAGEAATKGAMACGKKVIGEGGSNSVVLVDETADIDKAAFDIVSSASFDNNLIHAAEKTVIAVDKIVHELEAGFVKNNAVVIRDQEQMLRLSGLLLREDLKPRRKWIGRSADEILDGAEIPHQAGVKLIVVETIPQHPFVINEMRVPVLPLVYAADYETGLQMMLDIEQRYKYAAVLHSTSIQRLNEAARKLQTAIFVKNGPGIAGVGLLIPNSSFALTVANATGEGVLTARHFTRRRKCMLTNGFSIR, encoded by the coding sequence ATGGAAGTTGGAATTTTTTCATCAGTCAATAATGCGATTTATTCGGTGAGGATGGCCTATGAGAGATACTCCAATTTATCCCTTGAGGATAGAGAAGAAATCATCGATGCCATCAGAAAATCCCTTAACCAAAACATTGATTTGATTGCAACATTGGCTGTAGAGGAAACCGGCATGGGCAACCTTCACGACAAGAAGCAAAAGCTTCAGGCAGCTATCAATAAGACCCCAGGACTGGAGGACCTTATCACAGAGGTTAAAACCGGTGACAGGGGAATGATATTATATGAGCTGAGTGCCTTTGGAGTGGTATGTACAGTGGAACCTGTTACAAGCCCTGCAGCATCAGTTATCAGTCATGTGATTGGACTTTTAGCAGCAGGTAATTCGGTTTTCATTTGTCCAAGCCCAAGAGCCGTAAAGACGTCAAATTTTGTAACGAGCCTGATTAGCAATGCAATTACCGAGGTCTGTGGAATAGACAATCTGGTTGTATCCTTGGATGAGAGTAACATCAGTATGATACAGGAGGTTATGCATCATCCGGATATTGACATGATAGTTTGCAGCGCAGGTGAGGCTGCCACAAAGGGGGCCATGGCCTGTGGTAAAAAGGTGATTGGAGAGGGGGGATCCAATTCAGTCGTCCTTGTAGATGAAACCGCAGATATCGATAAAGCAGCCTTTGATATTGTTAGTAGTGCATCCTTCGATAATAATCTTATTCACGCAGCAGAAAAGACAGTCATAGCAGTTGATAAAATTGTTCATGAGCTGGAAGCTGGATTCGTAAAAAATAATGCTGTAGTGATTAGGGACCAGGAGCAAATGCTTAGGCTTTCCGGACTCCTCTTAAGAGAGGATTTGAAGCCTCGAAGAAAATGGATTGGAAGGTCAGCTGATGAAATTCTAGATGGGGCAGAGATTCCTCATCAGGCAGGAGTAAAACTTATAGTGGTTGAAACAATTCCTCAGCATCCATTTGTAATAAATGAAATGAGGGTACCAGTTTTACCACTTGTTTACGCAGCTGATTATGAAACAGGCCTGCAGATGATGCTTGATATCGAACAGAGATATAAGTATGCAGCAGTGCTTCATTCAACTTCAATTCAAAGACTAAACGAGGCGGCAAGGAAACTCCAGACGGCAATTTTTGTAAAGAATGGTCCAGGCATTGCAGGAGTGGGATTACTTATTCCAAATAGCAGCTTTGCACTTACAGTCGCAAACGCTACAGGAGAGGGAGTTCTTACAGCAAGGCACTTTACAAGGCGAAGGAAATGTATGCTGACTAATGGCTTTTCAATACGATGA
- a CDS encoding EutN/CcmL family microcompartment protein codes for MILAKVIGNVVATRKDESLEGTKLMIVRRVDAEGNYIEPERVAVDYVGCGIGEFVLCATGSSTRVEENKRNKTIDMAVIGIIDSIDTSGA; via the coding sequence ATGATTTTAGCAAAAGTAATCGGAAATGTGGTAGCAACCAGAAAAGATGAATCGCTAGAAGGCACTAAGCTGATGATTGTTCGAAGAGTGGATGCCGAGGGGAACTATATCGAACCGGAGAGAGTTGCGGTTGATTATGTAGGCTGTGGCATAGGCGAGTTTGTGCTCTGTGCCACAGGCTCTTCTACTCGAGTAGAGGAAAACAAGCGTAACAAAACCATCGATATGGCTGTTATCGGAATAATCGATAGCATTGATACATCAGGGGCATAA
- a CDS encoding BMC domain-containing protein yields MQEALGLVETVGISTAIEVADVMVKAANVKLLEMENTRGGGYMTIKIVGDVGAVKAAVDAAKAAGIKYGNFVSASVIARPADGMAAVFCNPKVPYQRANGYNKTYKEEVKKEVKEEVKPEPKPEVKAEVKAEPKPEPKPEPKKETKTQTPKKTTTKTSKKKGTK; encoded by the coding sequence ATGCAAGAGGCATTAGGCCTTGTGGAGACAGTAGGCATCTCAACAGCCATTGAAGTAGCGGATGTAATGGTAAAGGCTGCCAATGTAAAGCTCCTAGAAATGGAGAATACACGAGGTGGCGGTTACATGACAATAAAGATTGTTGGTGATGTTGGCGCTGTTAAAGCAGCGGTGGATGCAGCGAAAGCAGCTGGAATTAAATATGGAAATTTCGTGAGTGCATCTGTCATCGCGAGACCTGCAGATGGCATGGCAGCGGTGTTTTGTAATCCGAAGGTTCCGTATCAACGTGCAAATGGCTACAACAAAACATACAAGGAAGAGGTTAAAAAAGAGGTAAAGGAAGAAGTAAAGCCAGAACCAAAACCTGAGGTAAAGGCAGAGGTAAAGGCTGAACCAAAACCTGAGCCTAAACCTGAACCTAAAAAAGAAACAAAAACTCAGACCCCTAAGAAAACAACGACAAAGACATCCAAGAAGAAAGGAACTAAGTAG
- a CDS encoding BMC domain-containing protein, which translates to MNADALGMVETRGLVGAIEAADAMVKAANVSLVGYEKIGSGLVTVMVRGDVGAVKAATDAGAAAARAVGEVVSIHVIPRPHMDTEKIIPKALA; encoded by the coding sequence ATGAATGCAGATGCATTAGGAATGGTTGAGACAAGAGGTTTAGTAGGCGCAATCGAAGCAGCTGATGCAATGGTAAAGGCAGCAAATGTTTCACTTGTTGGCTATGAGAAAATCGGATCTGGTCTTGTAACAGTTATGGTACGTGGCGATGTTGGAGCTGTTAAGGCAGCTACAGACGCAGGCGCAGCAGCAGCTAGAGCTGTTGGTGAGGTTGTTTCTATCCACGTTATTCCACGTCCACACATGGATACAGAGAAGATTATCCCAAAGGCACTTGCATAG
- the pduB gene encoding propanediol utilization microcompartment protein PduB, whose protein sequence is MNQDLIEKVMKQVSDELAASKSASASSTTPTCDCACDGVGLTEFVGTAIGDTIGLVIASVDPMLSDVMKLGKFRSIGIIGGRTGAGPQIMAVDEAVKATNTEVISVELPRDTKGGAGHGSLILIGAEDVSDARRAVEIALNVLPKYFGDVYGNEAGHLEFQYTARASYCLEKAMGATLGKAWGMTCAGPAAIGTVLADTAVKAANVEVIGYSSPGNGGTSFSNEVILTFTGDSGAVRQAVRAAIEVGKKLLGSLGDEPKSTTEPYI, encoded by the coding sequence ATGAATCAGGATTTAATCGAGAAAGTGATGAAGCAAGTCTCTGATGAATTGGCAGCTAGCAAGAGTGCCAGCGCGTCATCTACAACTCCGACTTGTGACTGTGCTTGCGACGGTGTAGGTCTGACAGAATTTGTTGGAACTGCAATCGGAGATACAATCGGTCTCGTAATTGCAAGCGTTGATCCAATGCTTTCAGATGTTATGAAACTTGGTAAATTCCGTTCAATCGGAATTATTGGTGGACGTACTGGAGCAGGTCCACAGATTATGGCTGTTGATGAAGCTGTAAAGGCTACAAATACAGAAGTTATTTCTGTTGAGCTTCCTAGAGATACAAAGGGTGGCGCTGGACACGGTTCATTAATTCTTATCGGAGCAGAGGATGTTTCTGATGCAAGAAGAGCTGTTGAAATCGCACTCAATGTTCTTCCAAAGTATTTCGGAGATGTATACGGAAATGAAGCTGGACACCTTGAGTTCCAGTACACAGCAAGAGCTAGCTATTGTCTTGAGAAGGCAATGGGCGCAACTCTTGGAAAAGCTTGGGGCATGACCTGCGCAGGACCTGCTGCTATCGGTACAGTTCTTGCAGATACAGCTGTTAAGGCAGCTAATGTAGAGGTTATCGGCTACTCTTCACCAGGCAATGGTGGAACAAGCTTCTCAAACGAGGTTATTCTTACATTTACAGGTGACTCTGGTGCAGTTCGTCAGGCAGTACGTGCTGCAATCGAGGTTGGTAAGAAGCTCCTTGGCTCTCTTGGTGACGAACCAAAGTCTACTACAGAGCCATACATTTAA
- a CDS encoding glycyl-radical enzyme activating protein — translation MEPVNYAQEGLVFDIQRFSVNDGPGIRTIVFLNGCPLRCQWCANPESQLLRPVVMFNDLECIHCGICKTVCKQGAISPNNKGLIDRTKCIGCGECSIACPAGALVMKGKKMTVEEVIRELKKDGSQYRRSGGGLTISGGEPLVQHEFTLELLKAAHAQGWNTAIETTGFADEEIIKKVLPHVDLSLTDVKSMDSKTHEEFTGVPNEKILKNVKLISEITNIMVRVPVIPGVNEKKEDILKIAEFAKTLNQQNLMGINLLPYHSMGENKYKMLGRDYKLHGLQMMNRDDINVLREQVERTGIPCKVG, via the coding sequence ATGGAGCCAGTTAATTACGCCCAGGAAGGGCTGGTGTTTGATATCCAGCGCTTTTCTGTAAACGATGGCCCGGGAATAAGAACCATAGTTTTCTTGAATGGATGTCCACTGAGATGTCAGTGGTGTGCAAATCCTGAATCGCAGCTTTTGAGACCAGTTGTGATGTTCAATGATTTGGAATGCATTCACTGTGGAATATGCAAAACTGTGTGCAAGCAGGGGGCAATCAGTCCAAACAATAAGGGGCTGATTGACAGAACAAAATGTATAGGTTGCGGAGAATGCTCAATCGCCTGTCCAGCTGGTGCCCTTGTAATGAAGGGCAAAAAGATGACCGTGGAAGAGGTTATCAGGGAGCTGAAAAAGGATGGAAGCCAATATAGAAGATCAGGTGGTGGCCTTACCATATCAGGAGGCGAGCCTTTAGTTCAGCATGAGTTTACCTTGGAGCTTTTGAAAGCGGCACACGCCCAGGGCTGGAATACAGCCATTGAAACAACTGGGTTTGCAGATGAAGAGATTATCAAAAAGGTTTTACCTCATGTAGATTTATCTCTTACAGATGTGAAATCGATGGATTCCAAAACCCATGAGGAATTCACAGGTGTGCCAAATGAGAAGATTCTAAAGAATGTAAAGCTTATTTCTGAAATCACAAACATTATGGTTCGTGTACCTGTAATACCTGGGGTAAATGAAAAAAAAGAGGATATCCTGAAGATTGCCGAGTTTGCAAAGACTCTTAATCAGCAGAATCTGATGGGAATAAATCTTTTGCCATATCATTCCATGGGAGAAAACAAATATAAGATGCTGGGACGTGATTATAAGCTTCACGGACTGCAAATGATGAATAGGGACGATATCAACGTCCTTAGAGAACAGGTTGAACGAACCGGTATTCCATGCAAGGTTGGTTGA